CTCCTTTAATGCCGTACCTcactaaaaatatttctgaaattttaaaaaggcaaaatatagatttttaaaagtcggagagtaaaagtgaaaatatagatatttacaaaaaaaatttctataatttaacgaCAACCGAATGGATCAAGTGAGTACATAAACTCCTCTAATAACTATTTTGGtgcttttataaatatttttatatttttatatttaacactttctCTTCTATCTAaccttgttttatatttttatatttaccacTCTTCCCCACGTCCACGTCTGGactcgaaattttttttatatttatatttttttatatttaacactttccCTAATATTTGAGCTCGAGGCTTTCTGGTAGACCACTGTCTGGACTTGtttatgaaagaaaattaattatattagaaatctagtatgactcgaactcaggatctGTTGTTTCGATACCATGttaagttaaataaaataacCGTTATTAATTCTCCAAAATCTTAGACTTGTGGAgaatgatattttatatttctttttatttaacaAATAATCTTCGAGAGCTTAAATATATAGCTCCCAAGGAAAAAGttcataatcttttaaaataagcTATTTAATAATACTTTGAAATTTCTCTTGTTTATTTGTAATCTAATTCCATTCAAAGATATATAGATTGTTTTGGATGAATTTGCAAAGACTGCTTAAATTTTGGtacttttataaataattttctaaactgttaatttttttccaactaaattttttaaactttatcaaattattCGCATGTCGTGCTTCATGAGTGAAGTTACTAATTCAACAGTGGCTCTCGTCGTAACTCGCGCATGGGATTTTATAcagctttttaaaaaatatatcatctttattctaatgcataaaaaacaattaaatgtaatgggaaaacttcaaatatcattactgtgctttctcactttattcacatattattattaaaaaatattttatctagttaattatattttctaacggatcctaccaatagggtatatttgaaataaatgtgaaaaattgaactttatagagatatatttactaGCTATTCGATACATTTATAAGGAGATGTTACATgtaattaatcatttaaataaactttttgcttctaaacttttataaatatatcaaattggcCCAGTTTCTCAGGAAAAATAATCTGAATAATGggtaagttatttttttaactcaTCTNtatagatatagatatatatagaggtatagatgagttaaaaaaataacttaccCATTATTCAGATTATTTTTGCttctaaacttttataaatatatcaaattggcCCAGTTTCTCAGGAAAAATAATCTGAATAATGggtaagttatttttttaactcatctatacctctatatatatctatatctatatctataatctgtaatctataatctatctataactatacattatttttcatgAAGTTTGCCACGTGGCAGTCCCTCCTTCATCCTTACATTCTCCTCTTTTCTCACTTTTCGATACTTTGTTTTCTCACCCCATTTCTACATGATGCTTCGTCTTCCTACCTGCTTACCTCTCAATTAATGCAGTCACATGGTTGAATTTCATATAAACAAATTGCTTTCATgagaaaaaataagtaaaataatatttttgtgtactctttttttctcatttttttttgacGCATAAGAAAAGTTCatattttgtaagttttttaattcttttttcttcctatttttaaattgtatgtGGACTGAAATTAGGATTCCGCGGATTACGGCCCGGCATCACAGGGAAAGCGGAGCTAGATTTGGAGTCAATGAGGGGAAAGAACGTGGCTGTGATGAAAAAGGATCTTGACGTCGACAATGGCGGCGAAGTAGAGATGGAGATTCGTCTTCCCGATGTCGGCAATACGATTAAGATGCGTATGGAGTAATAATTTTATTGCTacttctttcattatttttttttataatttattatttactgaaattgtaaattttgttacattattGCTGCTTGTATTTATCTATATGTTAAtatgagtaggtcttgtgtgctattaggagcacggagtcttccgtgcttctaagccgttttcgataatggagcttccgaatcgacgatcagctctgttagacttgatctagcatatttgaaatatctagaaaataaattttgtgacttttcgatatcatttacctaacgatcgaaagtgttcaaaatcaacggctgaaaataaaaatattacaaaaggTGGTGATATAACatgaaaattttcgatcaaacatattgatcttgctgtaaatattataaaaaattttctatcaaaattttatctaatttgaacacttctacaccattaaacttgcaaacgatatatcaaccattaaaaattgttgattttgaaccttttcgattgctaggaaaatgataccgaaaaatcacaaaaattattttctaaatagttcaaatatgctagattaagtctaacggagccgattgtcaattcggaagctccatcatcgaaaacggcttaggagtacggaggcctccgtgctcctaatagcacacaagacctactcatgctaatatatattatatttattattaatatcttatggcaattttaaaaaatttaaaaatttttactttgtgAAAGCATCAGCCCGCCGCAATGCGTGGGTAACTTCActagcatacatatatatagagagagagagagctaggctggtatactattaaTACAACGGAGGCCTttgtgctactaagttgttttcaatgatgcggcttctaaatcgacgatcggctccattagacgtgatctaaactattgaaaatatttgaaaactaaattttataatttttcggcatcatttacctatccaacgagtagtctaaaaataaatgactgaaaataaaaatttcataaaaaatgatgatactAGTCAACCAATAAGATATTGACACGGTATAGACTTCATACCGATGATACAGTTTAAACTATTACTAACATCCACAGTGCCGTATTATGCCAATAAGATATTGACACGATACAGACTTCATACCGATGATACAGTTTAAAACTCTATATTCTTTAAACTCacaagtaattttctcaatgaactttcaaaaatttgataaaaatacataataagcaattgagtattttgttgctaaaaaaataaatatttcatactattatatattggtacatatatattttttataacagGCATGTTCCCGCATCATGACACTTAAATTTTTGCTCTAGAGTTTGATTCTTACATTTGGTGCTTTACTTTTTTGGATCATTTTTTGTTAGATCGATTTTGTGGTAACAAAAGAAATCAAAGTATATATCCTCGAGAATATATGCAGAGAAGGTAAGAGTGGGATAAGAATCAGCAGCAAAATTACTCCACACAGATACAACGTGACAACAATCAAAGCTATACATACAAGATAAGGAAACTGGAACTTTAAcaagaaataaacaaatttaCAGCATAGTCTAAGATGCTAGGAACAAACAACCAAAAATAATGTGGAACAACATCAAAACTACAAATATATACATGACACACAAGCCAGTACACGAGCGACAATAAATATATACCAAGTAAGAATATAAGATCACAATGTGAATAGCTGTAACAAGAAATTACACAGATTCTGAAAGGgaagaaaatatttagaaaacaGCACAAGACAGGAAAAATGCAAGAGGGAGCCAGGCAACTGAATACAACCTACAACATGTTGGTGAAAAAATTAAACAGATTATGGAAGAGACTTTTGTGAATGTAATTGAGCTGCATGAGTTCCAGCGACAGGAAGACTCCTCGAAGTTGAATATCCAGAATCCCAGATGAACAAATGTAACTTGAATCTCCAGTTCATCAACTAGTAATACAGAGATATCCTAATTGTTgtttgaaccaaaaaaaaaatggaaaaaaaccAACTACACATACAAaagacaaacaaaaaagaaacatTGATAACAAACTTCAACAAGCAAGGGCCCAATTATCACATCTATGAGGTCTACAATCTCCGTAGCATCTAAAGACAACATGCAATCCAGTGAGCAAAAAAGCCCATTTTCGGAGAACcatttcaaatacaaaagatacATTATGCCACCTAACACCAAACCAAAAGCAGACAATTCAATTAATCACTTGTGGCATGGCTTTATAGGCGAAGTGGCTGAAACAATTTTAACAAGATGCTTCCAAATTTGTAGCAATCAAACAACAGGATGGACAGGGGATATCCTTGTTAGAGCACCAATCTCATGGAAAGAAACAACATTCCAAGTATCACACTAAGTGATGATTCCTTACAGCGAGCTGCAATACATGCTCAATGGAAGATTGTTTCATGAAGTGATTGATTTCACTGTTCTCCTTCAGTTACGAACCCCTGGTTATTCACTAGGTTACATTGTGTATAATGCTCAATTGAGAGGAGGTAACACAAACTAGTTCAAGTACAAACCAGACGACTCGACAATCTAGTTTGACTCATACCCTTTTTCAGCTGCAAAGATAAGCATGATGTGTACAGTGGGAATTCAGATATACAACAGATGTAAGAACAAACTTTGAGACTGTACAACTTGAATACCCCTTCTTTCTTAACATTTATACAAAGCTTATGGTTAGACTATGTACAAACACATTTCTTCCAGTTACAATGTAAAATCACGTATCCTACTAACGGAGGACATGTCTACAAAAGTGAATGTTATCTCCCCATATGATGCTCCAATTAGCAATGTATGTGATTAAATATTCTCCATATCATGTGCTTCAAAGTCACCAACACGCTAATTTTTCACATATTGGTCTTGTGAACTgataataaaaaggaaaaaaccatattacaattttaaacaaaaggagaagaagaaaagaaaaaaagtctgAACAAAGTTTATCTTCTGATAAGTCAAGAAAGCTACAATATATTTCAACTGCACATAAAAAAGCAGTCAAGAATTGATGACATAACGTCGTCGAATTAGGGTTTCTAGTCCTATTCATGCACAATTATATCATATTCTGAATGAATGACCTAGCGAGCCTTAGAGATGCAGCATCAATCAGGATATTGACACTCAAAAAGATCACAAGTTCCAATAGTCAAAAATGGAAGTTTGATAGTAAGGAAATAATCTAGTCTTGCATTTTGGAAAAGATACTACCAAACATACTGTCAAAGGGAAAAGGATGGCTGCCATTTTATGATAACTTAAGACCTAAGTTAAAATAAGGAGCCCACCCGTGCACACTCTTGCGCACGTGCATGTATAGGTGCCATCATGTCGAAAGATATCCCTACTTTCCTATCTTATCACCACATCTAGCTAAATGACAGTCCAATTCCTTGGCAAATAGCAAACATACTAGTCCTTGTCAGAATATTTACATGTTCTCCTCTTAATATTGTACTAGCCATGAGACAGAGCCAACATGGCCAGCACAAGAAATCGTAATAGTGCAAAAATCTGAACAAATAAGACTAATAACCAGCAGGCTTTATTCCCCAATTAATTTAGATAAGCTCCATGAATCTCCCTTTTCACAATTGAGCTTGCAATCCATCTTAATATTAGCCTAAGCATACTTTACAAAAGAGATTTTTTGTCTATTGACTCGTAAGAATCCACGTGAATGTCAAAACTGAAAATTGCTGGCCAGGGAGGCTTTATGAAGTTGGACAGGCCGGTTCTCATTTGgctaagaaaaaggaaagaattaAATCTTGATTAAAAGAACTGAAAAGATGAGCACCGAGAGTATCACCTAAAAAGAAGCAACAGGAATGGGATATAATTGCCGTACATACACCTAAAAAGCATGACCTAATAGAGttctaaaaaggaaaaaaatgaaatcaagtCACCATAATCTTGTGAGAGTGATAAGAGGTTACTAGGGAAGACAGTTCACAAATGTAAGATTAAAGACTAAATGCATGAATGACGGATACTAGCAACAACTGTTCTATTGTCTCACAGGTTTTGCCGCTTGCATCCCACATATAGAATAGCTAACTGTAACACTGTCATAAAAATCCTATGCCAACTTTGCAGAGAGTTTAAATCTCTTTCCTCAGAGTCTGTTATAACCATTAATACATGCGCTTATATAATCTTTCTCACTCAAATGATGAAATTCTTACTAATTATAACAAAATGCGAAACAATACAATATTTAGTTACATGCTGGGAAAACTCAGACTTCCTCAAAATTAGCTATTAATTTCgttgatgcaaaaaaaaaaaattatgcttatGACTTAATATAGTATTTGAAGAAGAAATACTACAGATTTGCGCTGAATTAGTCTGTTGTTTTTCAATGGCCCAACAGAGTTGAGAATGATTAAACCGGGGGAAGTGTAATGGATGGCACTTAATAGTAATTAAGTGGGCCTTTCACCACCTATCCTGGTTCTGAGCAAGCAAACTGACTCTCCCATCTCTACTTTCTAGGTTTTGGGGCAATCAGTTCCCTGGCTTACTAATGACCACTTCGAGAAGAACTTTACCATAAATAGATTAGAAAAAAAGGTTGCCGTCCCTTgtcacaaaaaaaaagcaattgtCAAAGGGCATGCATTAGGATGAATTACAGTAAGTATATAGTTGAGAAAAGATGAAACACTAGCTAGCAGAAGGAAGggaatacaaaaataaataattatttcagtATGAGACATTGAAGTGGCAGGTTTTGATAGTATTCTACTTATGAAACATAACAACATGTACATAACTGATAGACTCCCACTCTAAATTTTATGACCATAAAATTTTCCAAAAACAAAATACGGAGCAGCATTAATTTGGTTCATAAATCCCTTATCATTTGAAACCACAAAGAATTTTATGACAGTACTCAAATCTTTCATGCATCAGTTCACAGAAGGGTAGACACCTAATTTTGGGTCAGTTAAGGTTTTCCCAGAAGAAGGATTGAATTTCTGTGCATTTTCCAAGCATTTCCTAAGAACCACATACAACTTTCCTCAACAATTATTTCATGACTTAATGGCTTCCGATCAAACCCAATATGAAGAATCAATGACATAGGGTCCCATAACTATTTCCTACAGTACTACGTGTTGAACCATTTAAACTTACAAAGTGAAATTATCGCTTCTCGCTGAAGCAAACAGAAATAATaccaagaaaaaaataactgttCAGATAAGGACTAGAAAAATACTAATGCAATGCAATCCAACAATTAATGCAGAGAAACATCTTATCTCTCAACAAAACaaagaatgataaaatataCTCACACAATGGAGGAGGTATTAAATAGACACCTCCATGTATACTATTGAATATTTCAGCATTTAAACTGTGTACAGGCAGAATTTCTCACCAGTAAGAAACTACAAGGAATACCAACTTTAGACTGTCATAAGCTACTTAtcaaacaaaacaacaaaaagaacacagagaagaaaagaaaacaaatggtATGTACAATAGCAGCATAACCAATATCATCAACTAAAGAGCTCATAAATGTCTTTTAGTCGTGTGTTTATAGTAATTGTTCACGATATAGGGATGTGATCAGCCTCAGTGATAGCTGATTCACTGCCagtttctaaaagtttaaaatgcAAACAAGTATTACTAGCTGTTTCAAgcacataaatattaaaagcgCCACAAATAGTTTGTCTTATGTTATGCAGGAGTAGCAGTCTTTCCTTCAATACTGGCATTAACTTACTTTGTCAATCTGAGGCCAACGAAGAGGCATCAGCTGCGATCGACTTCTATGCAAGATATATATTTTCACTCGCGACGTCTCTTTCCATACTCTACATCCCTAGAGCGCGATCTATAATCTTCTCCATGCGACACCCTTGACTTGCTTCGAGACCTTGAAGAGGACTGCCCCCTCCCCAGGTCATCTCCGTTATCCAAGTCCCACTCTCTCTGCCTGTAGTCCCTGTGCccatctctctcctctttgtACCGCTCTCTATCATACCTATCTGAATCTTGCTCCCTCTCGTCACGATGCCTCCTCTCAGGATTCCCCGACCAGTCACGGTCTGGAACTTTCTCCTTCTCCCTAGAGGCATTCGATCTCCCACCTCTCTCATTGTTCATTTCCCCATAGCCATATTCAGAAGCAACATCATCGCCATCATCACCACCCATGCTTGAGTCATTCCACATCCCCATCGGCGGTCCTTCCATTCCGCCGCTGCTcatcattcccattccatttcCAGCCATTCCACGGTTGAAAAATGCCGGGTTCACATGAGGTGCGACTCCAGGAAGCCCGACAGGATTGACAGCTTGAAATGGAGGAATCATCCCAGGAAAAGCCGGAGCGGGAAATGCACCGAAAGGACCTCCTCGACCCATGAAGGTTGGGTCAAATGCCGCACCCATTAGACTCTGCGGGTGCATAAACCCACCGGCAGGACCCCCCATCGCGGGCCCAGCTAGGCCGTGCCCATACGGCCCTGCCGAGATACCGACCCCAGCTCCTCCACCTGCACCCCCTATTATTCCCTTCGCACCCATGAACCCCCTTCCCCTCATCTGCCCACCAGCACCGCCATTCGGGCCTCTGTTCATAAAGCCCTGCCCACCTCGGCCCCATCCGGCCTTACCGAAGTTTCGTCCACCACCATCATTGCCCTGATTACTCATTCCGCCACCTCTACCCATACCATCACTCATTTGCCTCCTCCCCTGTGCTTGGCCTTGGTTTTTATTCATATAAGTCGTGTTCATCTGCTTCAAGGACTGCGGCGACGCAAACGCCACCACGCACGGCCGCCCGTTGAACGCGTGGCCGTTCATTCCTTCCTTGCAAgcggccgcggccgccgcctcATAGAACTCAACCTGGCAGTAGCCCTTCGACTTCCCGCTCGCCCTCTCGTCAAAGAACTTGATCTCTTTCACCCTCCCGAACTGCATCAGAATACTCTCAAGGTCGGAATCGGTGGTCCACCAGTGGAGCTCCCCAACAAAGAGTGTCGTCGGGCCGTTGTTATCCATAGAGCTCATCTCCTGTCTCACGCCGTCATTCATCGCAAGATGGTTATCACTCGGAGGAGGCAGCGGAGGCTGCGCAGGCGGCATAAGCGGCGGATTTCTGGATTCTGGAGGGAGCACCGAAGGCCCAGCAGCAAACTTGgcttccattccgattccggaATGAGTTCCGGCATTTACCAGACTGTTCTTTGGTGCAATCTCCGGCACCATGTTACTTTTTGGGGGAATTTCCTCCGGGTAATCCCCGCCGCGCTCTGCCGAACCCTTCAGATTGAGAAACACACTAGGTCTCTGATCAGTTTCTTGCTGCCCATAGCTAGAATTCACCTCCTTATCTTCCACTCCATTACCATACGGCTTCGGCGGTTCGGACTTTTGCTTCATGGTCTGCATAAAACCCTCGCCGACGTTCACATCGCTGTAGAGATCGTCGAATTCATCATCATCCCCCATCATATCCTCTTCCGCGATGGCGGGgatggcgccgccgccgccgccgccgccatagTGGCGAAGCCTCTGATTACCCCCAAAATCATCCTCCTCATAATCCAACTGCTCTTCCGTCATGGGATCC
The nucleotide sequence above comes from Ananas comosus cultivar F153 linkage group 17, ASM154086v1, whole genome shotgun sequence. Encoded proteins:
- the LOC109723177 gene encoding cleavage and polyadenylation specificity factor subunit 6 — protein: MDPMTEEQLDYEEDDFGGNQRLRHYGGGGGGGAIPAIAEEDMMGDDDEFDDLYSDVNVGEGFMQTMKQKSEPPKPYGNGVEDKEVNSSYGQQETDQRPSVFLNLKGSAERGGDYPEEIPPKSNMVPEIAPKNSLVNAGTHSGIGMEAKFAAGPSVLPPESRNPPLMPPAQPPLPPPSDNHLAMNDGVRQEMSSMDNNGPTTLFVGELHWWTTDSDLESILMQFGRVKEIKFFDERASGKSKGYCQVEFYEAAAAAACKEGMNGHAFNGRPCVVAFASPQSLKQMNTTYMNKNQGQAQGRRQMSDGMGRGGGMSNQGNDGGGRNFGKAGWGRGGQGFMNRGPNGGAGGQMRGRGFMGAKGIIGGAGGGAGVGISAGPYGHGLAGPAMGGPAGGFMHPQSLMGAAFDPTFMGRGGPFGAFPAPAFPGMIPPFQAVNPVGLPGVAPHVNPAFFNRGMAGNGMGMMSSGGMEGPPMGMWNDSSMGGDDGDDVASEYGYGEMNNERGGRSNASREKEKVPDRDWSGNPERRHRDEREQDSDRYDRERYKEERDGHRDYRQREWDLDNGDDLGRGQSSSRSRSKSRVSHGEDYRSRSRDVEYGKRRRE